The proteins below are encoded in one region of Syntrophotalea carbinolica DSM 2380:
- the rpsG gene encoding 30S ribosomal protein S7, whose protein sequence is MPRRREVAKRVILPDPKYNDRTVAKFINAIMLMGKKSTAEGIVYGAFDLIAERSGEEALDVFKKAVENIRPMLEVKSRRVGGSTYQVPVEVRADRRNALAIRWLILYARGRGEKTMVERLAGELLDAAANRGAAVKKREDTHRMAEANKAFAHYRW, encoded by the coding sequence ATGCCGAGAAGAAGAGAAGTTGCCAAGCGGGTTATTTTGCCTGACCCTAAGTATAATGACCGTACGGTGGCCAAGTTTATCAACGCCATCATGCTTATGGGTAAGAAGAGCACCGCCGAGGGCATTGTTTATGGTGCCTTTGACTTGATCGCCGAGCGTTCCGGTGAGGAAGCTCTGGATGTTTTCAAGAAAGCGGTTGAGAATATTCGTCCTATGCTCGAAGTCAAGTCTCGCCGCGTGGGTGGTTCGACCTATCAGGTGCCTGTTGAAGTTCGCGCCGACCGGCGTAATGCGCTGGCTATTCGCTGGCTGATTCTGTATGCGCGTGGTCGTGGTGAGAAAACCATGGTCGAGCGTCTGGCTGGTGAGTTGTTGGATGCGGCTGCCAATCGTGGGGCTGCAGTTAAGAAGCGGGAAGATACGCATCGCATGGCTGAGGCCAACAAGGCGTTCGCCCACTATCGTTGGTAG
- the rplD gene encoding 50S ribosomal protein L4, with amino-acid sequence MAKIAVYDINRNQVSERELSDEVFNAEVKEYLIHDMVRYQLAARRQGTSAAKNRSAVAGGGKKPYRQKGTGNARQGTIRAPHFVGGGAAFGPSPRDFSFKLNRKVKKAALRSALSARFKEERVAVLNDFQLEKIGTKAVVEVLNRFELSNVLVVVGEDNRNLELSARNLPHVKVLKAEGVNVYDLMNHRNLVVTEGAVEQLEGALG; translated from the coding sequence ATGGCAAAAATCGCAGTTTATGACATAAACCGGAATCAGGTGTCGGAACGGGAACTCTCTGACGAGGTGTTCAATGCCGAAGTCAAAGAGTATCTGATTCATGATATGGTCCGTTATCAGTTGGCCGCTCGTCGGCAGGGAACTTCGGCCGCAAAAAACCGCAGTGCGGTTGCCGGTGGTGGTAAAAAGCCCTATCGTCAAAAAGGGACTGGTAACGCCCGTCAGGGTACCATACGTGCACCTCATTTCGTGGGTGGCGGAGCTGCCTTTGGGCCGAGTCCGCGTGATTTCAGCTTCAAGCTGAACCGGAAAGTAAAGAAGGCTGCGTTGCGTAGCGCACTGTCCGCTCGTTTTAAAGAAGAGCGGGTGGCGGTGCTGAATGACTTCCAGCTCGAAAAAATCGGAACCAAAGCTGTGGTGGAGGTTCTCAACCGATTCGAGCTGAGCAACGTGCTGGTCGTCGTTGGTGAAGACAATCGGAACCTTGAGCTTTCTGCACGCAACCTGCCTCATGTCAAAGTTCTTAAAGCCGAAGGTGTGAACGTTTACGATCTGATGAACCATCGGAATCTGGTTGTCACCGAAGGGGCTGTCGAACAGTTGGAAGGAGCGTTAGGGTAA
- the rpsL gene encoding 30S ribosomal protein S12: MPTINQLIRKGREKKVRKSTAPALKCNPQKRGVCTRVYTTTPKKPNSALRKVARVRLTNGIVVTSYIPGVGHNLQEHSVVLIRGGRVKDLPGVRYHIVRGALDLAGVKDRKQGRSKYGAKRPK, translated from the coding sequence ATGCCGACCATTAACCAGCTGATTCGCAAGGGCCGCGAGAAGAAGGTACGCAAGTCCACTGCGCCGGCGCTCAAGTGTAATCCGCAAAAGCGCGGGGTTTGTACGCGTGTTTATACCACGACACCCAAAAAGCCGAACTCGGCCTTGCGGAAAGTCGCTCGTGTTCGTTTGACTAACGGTATTGTGGTGACCTCCTATATCCCCGGTGTTGGACATAACCTTCAGGAACACTCCGTCGTGCTTATCCGTGGCGGCCGTGTGAAGGACTTGCCGGGTGTTCGTTATCACATTGTTCGCGGCGCGCTTGATCTTGCTGGCGTTAAAGACCGTAAGCAGGGTCGTTCCAAGTATGGTGCGAAGCGTCCCAAGTAA
- the rplC gene encoding 50S ribosomal protein L3 yields MTKGILGKKLGMTQVFAVDGKCIPVTVVEAGPCVVLQKKTEEKDGYNALQLGFGAKKTQSVNKPAMGHFKKSGKGAFEFLREVECENIDDHAVGDEITCDGFFATGDVIDVTGTSKGKGFQGVIKRWNFAGGRASHGSMFHRRPGGIGASAWPSRVFKGKKMAGQMGNKRVTTQGLEVVDVRPEKSLVLIKGAVPGPVNGLLLIRKSRKV; encoded by the coding sequence ATGACGAAGGGAATTTTGGGTAAGAAGCTGGGCATGACCCAGGTCTTTGCTGTCGACGGGAAGTGTATCCCTGTGACAGTTGTTGAGGCAGGGCCTTGTGTAGTTCTGCAGAAAAAGACCGAGGAAAAAGACGGCTACAATGCCCTTCAACTCGGGTTTGGGGCCAAAAAGACTCAGTCTGTTAACAAGCCGGCTATGGGCCACTTCAAAAAGTCCGGCAAGGGTGCATTCGAATTCCTGCGGGAAGTTGAGTGCGAAAATATTGATGACCACGCAGTGGGCGACGAAATTACCTGTGACGGATTCTTTGCTACCGGTGACGTTATCGATGTAACCGGCACCAGCAAAGGTAAAGGTTTTCAGGGCGTCATCAAGCGGTGGAATTTTGCAGGGGGCCGTGCCAGTCATGGTTCCATGTTTCACCGCCGCCCCGGTGGTATCGGCGCAAGTGCTTGGCCTTCCCGTGTTTTCAAGGGTAAGAAGATGGCGGGGCAGATGGGCAACAAGCGTGTGACCACCCAGGGACTGGAAGTGGTCGATGTTCGTCCCGAAAAGAGCCTTGTTCTTATTAAGGGGGCCGTACCGGGGCCTGTTAACGGCCTGCTGCTCATCCGGAAAAGCCGCAAGGTTTGA
- the rpoC gene encoding DNA-directed RNA polymerase subunit beta': MEDIFSLFERPKDPLSFNAIRLSLVSPEKIRERSFGEVKKPETINYRTFKPERDGLFCAKIFGPTKDYECNCGKYKRMKHRGIVCEKCGVEVIPSKVRRERLGHIDLACPVAHIWFLKSLPSRIATLLDMTLKEVERVLYFEAYLVLDAGDTPLFRGQLLTEDKYAETMEEYAGQFVATMGAEAIRDFLLSIDIEELSTVLRKEMSEAASEAKRKKVAKRLKVVEAFKFSGNRPEWLILETIPVLPPELRPLVPLDGGRFATSDLNDLYRRVINRNNRLKRLMELRAPEVIIRNEKRMLQEAVDALFDNGRRGRAITGPNKRPLKSLSDMLKGKGGRFRQNLLGKRVDYSGRSVIVVGPELKLHQCGLPKKMALELFKPFIYNKLEERGFCTTIKSAKKMVEKEKSEVWDVLEEVIKEHPVMLNRAPTLHRLGIQAFEPVLIEGKAIQLHPLVCTAFNADFDGDQMAVHLPLSIESQIETRVLMMSTNNILSPAHGKPIIVPSQDMILGLYYMTRERAFARGEGKILSSRDELRMAYDAGEIDLQAKIKVRMSPALGEPETLVETTTGRVLLRDVVPEVIPFDYINVVMAKKHVANLIDVCFRLAGNKETVLLADKLKDTGYRFSTMAGISICLDDMVIPESKDVLMKAAVEEVTEIQKQYTEGLITDGERYNKVIDIWAKCTEDIAQTMLDTLSKDEIVSPEGEAVKVPSFNSIHMMADSGARGSAQQIRQLAGMRGLMAKPSGEIIETPITANFREGLTVLQYFISTHGARKGLADTALKTANSGYLTRRLVDVAQDAIITEQDCDSLDGIVMTALTEGGEVIERLGDRILGRTALEDVLDPVTGEVLVEANQQIDETLVEKIENAGIEKVKIRSVLTCQSQRGICATCYGRDLARGHLVNLGEAVGVIAAQSIGEPGTQLTMRTFHIGGTASRRAEQTSLEARFDGFVKYLNLNSVLDAEGFHVVMNRNAEIAVVDETGRERERYGVVYGARLRINPDAPVQAGSLLAEWDPYTMPILTEIAGTVRFGDILEGVSMEEQVDEVTGLSRKVVIESKGADKRPRITLKDSEGKTAKLPNGAPARYMLPVGAIIVASEDETVSGGAILAKIPRETTKTKDITGGLPRVAELFEARKPKEYAIISEIDGVVSFGKDSKGKRKVHVTPEVGSPKEYLIPKGKHISVHEGDHIKAGEALMDGSSNPHDILRVLGEKELAKYLVDEVQEVYRLQGVKINDKHIEVIVRQMLRRVRIKEPGNTRFLADDQVERWEFECENRKVVGEGGAPAVGEPLMLGITKASLSTESFISAASFQETTKVLTQAAIEGKIDYLRGLKENVIMGRLIPAGTGISKYRSAHLLIEEPEEIEEPVPEDLEDETAGADSAQAASEESVAEGKD; this comes from the coding sequence TTGGAAGATATTTTCAGCCTTTTCGAGCGGCCGAAGGATCCTCTTAGCTTTAATGCCATTCGTCTCTCACTTGTCTCTCCCGAAAAGATCCGTGAAAGATCCTTTGGTGAGGTCAAAAAGCCCGAGACGATCAACTACAGAACCTTTAAACCGGAACGTGACGGTCTTTTCTGCGCCAAGATTTTCGGGCCGACTAAAGACTACGAATGCAACTGCGGTAAGTACAAGCGCATGAAGCATCGTGGCATCGTCTGCGAAAAATGCGGCGTTGAAGTCATTCCTAGCAAAGTGAGGCGCGAGCGTCTTGGCCATATCGACTTGGCCTGCCCCGTGGCCCACATCTGGTTTCTGAAATCGTTGCCGTCGCGTATTGCGACGCTTCTCGACATGACCTTGAAAGAAGTCGAGCGGGTTCTGTATTTCGAAGCCTATCTGGTTCTCGATGCCGGCGATACACCGCTGTTTCGTGGGCAATTGCTGACCGAAGACAAATATGCCGAAACCATGGAAGAATACGCCGGTCAGTTTGTGGCTACCATGGGTGCCGAGGCTATTCGCGACTTCCTTCTGAGTATAGACATCGAAGAGTTGTCCACTGTCTTGCGTAAAGAAATGAGTGAGGCAGCCAGTGAGGCCAAGCGCAAAAAGGTCGCTAAAAGGCTCAAAGTTGTCGAGGCTTTCAAGTTCAGCGGGAACCGTCCGGAGTGGTTGATCCTTGAAACCATCCCGGTTCTGCCTCCCGAATTACGCCCCCTGGTACCTCTGGATGGTGGCCGTTTTGCCACATCGGATCTCAACGATCTGTACCGCCGCGTGATTAACCGTAATAACCGCCTTAAGCGTTTGATGGAATTAAGGGCCCCCGAGGTCATTATTCGCAACGAAAAACGCATGCTGCAGGAAGCGGTCGATGCGCTGTTCGATAACGGTCGTCGCGGGCGTGCCATTACGGGTCCGAACAAGCGGCCTTTGAAGTCTTTATCCGATATGCTCAAGGGCAAAGGCGGACGGTTCCGGCAGAATCTGCTCGGAAAGCGTGTTGACTATTCCGGGCGATCGGTTATCGTTGTTGGCCCGGAGCTCAAACTGCATCAATGCGGTTTGCCCAAAAAAATGGCTCTGGAGCTGTTCAAGCCGTTTATCTACAACAAACTTGAAGAGCGCGGATTCTGCACCACCATCAAGAGCGCCAAGAAGATGGTGGAGAAGGAAAAATCCGAAGTCTGGGACGTTCTCGAGGAAGTCATAAAAGAACATCCGGTTATGCTGAACCGGGCACCGACTCTGCACCGTCTCGGCATTCAGGCCTTTGAACCGGTGCTTATAGAAGGCAAGGCTATTCAGTTGCACCCCCTCGTTTGTACGGCTTTCAACGCCGACTTCGACGGTGACCAGATGGCTGTGCATTTGCCGCTGTCCATAGAGAGTCAGATCGAGACCCGGGTGTTGATGATGTCGACCAACAACATCCTTTCGCCGGCGCATGGTAAGCCTATTATCGTTCCATCGCAGGATATGATTCTGGGTCTCTACTATATGACCAGGGAGCGTGCCTTTGCGCGCGGTGAGGGTAAGATTCTCTCTTCGCGCGATGAGCTGCGCATGGCCTACGATGCCGGGGAGATTGACCTTCAGGCCAAGATCAAGGTTCGGATGTCGCCTGCTCTCGGTGAGCCGGAGACCCTTGTTGAAACGACCACCGGGCGTGTTTTGCTGCGGGATGTTGTACCGGAAGTCATTCCGTTTGATTACATCAATGTGGTTATGGCCAAAAAGCACGTGGCCAACCTTATCGATGTATGTTTCCGTCTTGCCGGAAACAAAGAAACGGTTTTGCTGGCCGATAAGCTCAAGGATACCGGGTATCGTTTCTCCACCATGGCCGGTATTTCAATCTGCCTCGATGACATGGTCATTCCGGAATCGAAAGATGTCCTGATGAAGGCCGCCGTCGAGGAGGTTACCGAAATTCAGAAACAATATACCGAAGGTCTCATCACCGACGGTGAACGCTATAACAAGGTCATCGATATCTGGGCCAAGTGTACCGAAGATATCGCCCAGACCATGTTGGACACCCTTTCGAAAGATGAAATCGTCTCTCCGGAGGGGGAAGCCGTCAAGGTGCCGTCCTTCAACTCGATCCATATGATGGCCGATTCCGGTGCCCGTGGTAGCGCCCAGCAGATCCGTCAGTTGGCGGGTATGCGTGGTTTGATGGCGAAACCTTCCGGTGAGATCATCGAAACGCCGATTACCGCCAACTTCCGTGAAGGTCTGACCGTGTTGCAGTACTTCATTTCGACTCACGGTGCCCGTAAGGGTCTGGCGGATACCGCGCTCAAAACGGCTAACTCCGGGTATCTTACCCGTCGTTTGGTCGATGTCGCTCAGGACGCCATCATCACGGAACAGGATTGTGATTCACTGGATGGCATCGTGATGACGGCTCTTACTGAAGGCGGGGAAGTTATCGAACGTCTGGGGGATCGCATCCTCGGCCGTACCGCTCTTGAGGATGTGCTGGATCCCGTTACCGGCGAGGTGCTGGTCGAGGCAAACCAGCAAATCGACGAAACTCTGGTGGAAAAAATCGAAAATGCCGGTATCGAAAAGGTGAAGATCCGTTCGGTCTTGACCTGCCAGAGCCAGCGCGGTATTTGCGCCACCTGTTATGGGCGCGATCTGGCCAGAGGGCATCTGGTCAATCTCGGTGAGGCGGTCGGGGTTATCGCCGCTCAGTCTATCGGCGAGCCTGGTACTCAGCTTACCATGCGTACCTTCCATATCGGTGGTACGGCCTCCCGGCGTGCCGAGCAGACCTCCTTGGAGGCACGGTTCGATGGTTTCGTAAAATACCTGAATCTCAATTCGGTTCTTGATGCCGAAGGATTTCACGTGGTCATGAATCGCAACGCCGAAATTGCGGTGGTGGATGAGACCGGGCGTGAACGCGAACGCTACGGCGTGGTTTACGGTGCGCGTCTGCGCATCAATCCCGATGCGCCGGTTCAGGCCGGTAGCCTGCTCGCTGAATGGGATCCGTATACCATGCCTATCCTGACGGAAATTGCCGGTACGGTGCGTTTCGGCGATATTCTCGAAGGGGTGTCCATGGAGGAACAGGTCGATGAAGTAACCGGCCTGTCTCGTAAAGTCGTCATCGAATCGAAGGGGGCAGACAAACGGCCGCGGATTACTCTCAAGGACTCCGAAGGTAAGACCGCTAAGTTGCCCAACGGAGCTCCCGCCCGGTACATGCTGCCGGTCGGAGCGATTATTGTTGCCTCTGAGGACGAAACGGTCAGCGGTGGTGCCATTCTCGCAAAAATCCCGCGTGAAACCACCAAAACCAAGGATATCACCGGGGGTCTTCCGCGCGTAGCCGAATTGTTTGAGGCACGCAAGCCTAAAGAGTACGCCATCATCTCCGAAATCGATGGTGTGGTCTCGTTTGGCAAGGACTCCAAAGGGAAGCGCAAGGTACACGTTACCCCTGAAGTCGGCTCTCCTAAGGAATATCTCATTCCCAAAGGGAAGCATATCAGCGTGCACGAAGGGGATCACATCAAGGCCGGCGAGGCACTTATGGACGGCTCGAGCAACCCCCACGATATTCTGCGCGTCCTCGGTGAAAAGGAACTTGCCAAGTACCTGGTGGATGAAGTGCAGGAGGTTTATCGCCTGCAGGGCGTAAAGATCAATGACAAGCACATCGAGGTCATTGTTCGCCAGATGTTGCGTCGAGTGCGGATCAAGGAGCCCGGCAACACCCGGTTCCTCGCCGATGATCAGGTTGAGCGCTGGGAGTTCGAGTGCGAAAACCGCAAGGTTGTCGGTGAGGGCGGTGCTCCTGCAGTCGGGGAGCCCCTCATGCTGGGTATAACCAAGGCGTCGCTGTCGACCGAGTCCTTTATTTCCGCGGCGTCGTTCCAGGAGACAACCAAGGTCTTGACTCAGGCTGCTATCGAAGGCAAGATCGACTACCTTCGCGGGTTGAAGGAAAACGTCATCATGGGGCGTCTTATCCCTGCCGGTACGGGTATTTCCAAGTATCGCAGTGCCCACTTGCTGATTGAAGAACCCGAGGAAATTGAAGAGCCTGTGCCTGAAGATCTGGAAGATGAAACCGCTGGTGCAGACAGTGCCCAAGCGGCTTCCGAAGAGTCGGTGGCGGAAGGCAAAGATTGA
- the tuf gene encoding elongation factor Tu has product MSKAKFERTKPHVNIGTIGHVDHGKTTLTAAITQTMAARGLAEFKAFDQIDNAPEERERGITIATAHVEYQTDTRHYAHVDCPGHADYVKNMITGAAQMDGAILVVSAADGPMPQTREHILLARQVGVPAMVVFLNKADMVDDEELMELVELEVRELLSSYDFPGDDIPIVAGSALKALECGCGKDDCDACKPIIELMNQVDGYIPEPERDIDKPFLMPVEDVFSISGRGTVATGRVERGIVCVQDEIEIVGMKETTKTVVTGVEMFRKLLDQGQAGDNIGVLLRGVKREDIERGQVLAKPGSITPHTKFKAEAYILTKEEGGRHTPFFNGYRPQFYFRTTDVTGICELAEGTEMVMPGDNASMTVNLITPIAMDKELRFAIREGGRTVGAGVVSDIIE; this is encoded by the coding sequence ATGTCTAAAGCAAAATTTGAAAGAACTAAACCCCATGTAAATATCGGGACCATCGGTCACGTTGACCATGGGAAGACGACCCTGACGGCAGCTATTACGCAGACCATGGCTGCTCGCGGCCTGGCCGAGTTCAAGGCTTTTGATCAGATCGACAATGCTCCCGAGGAGCGTGAGCGCGGTATTACCATTGCCACCGCTCATGTCGAGTATCAGACCGATACCCGTCATTATGCTCACGTCGATTGCCCGGGACATGCCGACTACGTCAAGAACATGATCACCGGTGCTGCGCAGATGGACGGCGCTATTCTGGTTGTGTCCGCTGCTGACGGCCCTATGCCTCAGACTCGCGAGCACATCCTGCTGGCTCGTCAGGTTGGCGTTCCCGCCATGGTCGTGTTTTTGAACAAGGCTGATATGGTCGACGATGAAGAGCTGATGGAGCTGGTTGAGCTGGAAGTGCGCGAGTTGCTTAGCTCCTACGACTTCCCCGGCGACGATATTCCGATTGTTGCCGGCTCCGCTCTTAAGGCTCTCGAGTGTGGTTGCGGCAAAGATGATTGCGACGCTTGCAAGCCGATCATTGAGCTCATGAATCAGGTTGACGGTTACATACCTGAGCCTGAGCGCGATATCGATAAGCCTTTCCTGATGCCTGTTGAGGATGTTTTCTCCATCTCCGGTCGTGGCACGGTTGCCACCGGTCGTGTTGAGCGTGGTATCGTCTGTGTGCAGGATGAGATCGAGATTGTCGGCATGAAAGAGACCACCAAGACGGTCGTTACCGGCGTCGAGATGTTCCGCAAGCTGCTCGATCAGGGTCAGGCCGGCGACAATATCGGTGTGCTGCTGCGCGGCGTCAAGCGCGAAGATATCGAGCGCGGTCAGGTTCTTGCCAAGCCCGGCAGCATTACGCCGCATACCAAGTTCAAGGCTGAAGCTTATATTTTGACCAAGGAAGAGGGTGGCCGTCATACTCCGTTCTTCAACGGCTACCGTCCCCAGTTCTACTTCCGTACCACGGACGTAACCGGTATCTGTGAGCTTGCCGAGGGGACTGAAATGGTTATGCCTGGCGACAATGCCAGTATGACTGTAAACCTGATTACTCCGATCGCCATGGATAAAGAGCTGCGTTTCGCTATTCGCGAAGGCGGTCGCACCGTTGGCGCTGGTGTCGTCAGCGACATCATTGAATAA
- the rplW gene encoding 50S ribosomal protein L23, with protein MKPLHEILKRPLVTEKTVQQEGEAQVVAFEVKREANKVEIKKAVEQAFEVKVKNVNTVLVAGKVKRLGRTYGKRSNWKKAYVTLAEGSSIDLFGV; from the coding sequence ATGAAACCGCTGCACGAGATACTTAAACGGCCCTTGGTTACCGAAAAAACCGTTCAGCAGGAAGGCGAGGCTCAGGTTGTTGCCTTTGAGGTCAAAAGGGAAGCCAATAAGGTCGAGATCAAAAAGGCCGTTGAGCAAGCTTTTGAAGTCAAGGTCAAGAATGTCAACACTGTGCTCGTCGCCGGTAAGGTAAAGCGCCTGGGTCGCACGTACGGCAAGCGTTCCAATTGGAAAAAAGCTTACGTAACCCTGGCCGAAGGTAGCTCGATCGATCTGTTCGGTGTTTAA
- the fusA gene encoding elongation factor G yields the protein MARQVSLEKTRNIGIMAHIDAGKTTTTERVLYYTGVSHKIGEVHDGAATMDWMEQEQERGITITSAATTCFWRDHRVNIIDTPGHVDFTVEVERSLRVLDGSVAVFCSVGGVEPQSETVWRQADKYRVPRIAFINKMDRIGADFDRGVNMIRERLGANAIPLQLPIGKEDNFSGVVDLVEMKAIVWDDESLGARFEVVDIPADLQERVDSGRELLVEEVCTHDEALMDKYLGGEEITLEELKNGIRKACIDIKIIPVLCGSAFKNKGVQNLLDAVIDYMPSPVDVPAITGVVPDTEEEITRPAGDDGPFAALAFKVMTDPFVGQLTFFRVYSGVAESGATVLNATRDKKERFGRLLKMHANKREEIKQVYSGDIAAAVGLKLTTTGDTLCDPANPCLLESMEFPEPVIHIAIEPKTKGDMDKMGQALGKLVQEDPTLRVRTDEETGQTILSGMGELHLEIIIDRLQREFKVDANVGAPQVAYRETITKAVEVQGKFVRQSGGRGQYGDCWLKLEPQEPGAGYEFVDAIKGGVIPREYIPAVGKGAEEAAENGVVAGFPIVDVKVTCYDGSYHDVDSSEMAFKIAGSMGFKAGAAKASPVLLEPVMAVEVVVPEEYMGDVMGDLSSRRGRVLGMDARGGAQVINSNVPLASMFGYATELRSMTQGRATYTMVFDHYEQVPKAISEEIVARVKG from the coding sequence GTGGCACGCCAAGTATCCTTAGAGAAGACTAGAAATATCGGCATCATGGCGCACATCGATGCCGGGAAAACCACCACCACTGAACGTGTGCTTTATTATACCGGTGTTTCGCATAAGATCGGTGAAGTGCATGATGGTGCGGCAACCATGGACTGGATGGAGCAGGAGCAGGAGCGAGGGATTACGATCACTTCGGCTGCTACGACCTGTTTCTGGAGGGATCATCGCGTAAATATTATCGATACTCCCGGCCACGTGGACTTCACCGTGGAGGTTGAGCGTTCGTTGCGAGTCCTTGACGGTTCGGTTGCGGTCTTTTGCTCTGTTGGCGGTGTCGAGCCTCAGTCCGAGACGGTTTGGCGGCAGGCTGACAAGTATCGTGTTCCGCGTATAGCTTTTATTAATAAGATGGACCGGATTGGTGCCGACTTTGATCGTGGCGTCAATATGATCCGTGAGCGTCTCGGGGCTAACGCTATTCCTCTTCAGCTGCCTATCGGCAAGGAGGATAATTTCTCTGGAGTGGTCGATCTGGTTGAAATGAAGGCCATTGTTTGGGACGACGAGAGCCTTGGTGCCCGTTTTGAGGTTGTCGACATTCCTGCCGACCTGCAGGAGCGAGTAGATTCTGGTCGCGAGCTGCTTGTCGAGGAGGTCTGTACTCACGACGAGGCCCTGATGGATAAGTATCTCGGCGGCGAAGAGATCACTCTCGAAGAGCTGAAGAACGGTATTCGTAAGGCCTGTATCGATATCAAGATTATTCCCGTGCTTTGCGGTAGCGCCTTTAAAAATAAGGGTGTGCAGAATCTGCTTGACGCGGTGATTGACTATATGCCTTCGCCGGTTGACGTTCCTGCGATTACCGGTGTCGTGCCTGATACGGAGGAAGAGATCACTCGTCCGGCGGGCGATGATGGGCCTTTTGCGGCGCTGGCGTTCAAGGTTATGACTGACCCGTTTGTCGGGCAGTTGACTTTCTTCCGGGTTTATTCCGGTGTTGCAGAGTCTGGTGCTACGGTGCTGAACGCGACTCGGGATAAGAAGGAGCGGTTTGGGCGTCTTTTGAAGATGCATGCGAATAAGCGCGAGGAGATCAAACAGGTTTATTCTGGTGATATTGCCGCAGCGGTAGGCTTGAAGTTGACCACTACTGGTGATACACTTTGCGATCCTGCTAATCCTTGCTTGCTCGAGTCCATGGAGTTCCCTGAGCCGGTCATCCATATTGCCATAGAGCCTAAAACTAAAGGAGATATGGACAAAATGGGTCAGGCCCTTGGTAAGCTGGTGCAGGAAGACCCCACTCTGAGGGTCCGTACCGATGAGGAAACGGGGCAGACGATCCTTTCCGGCATGGGCGAGCTACATCTTGAGATTATTATCGATCGACTGCAGCGTGAGTTCAAGGTCGATGCAAATGTAGGGGCGCCTCAGGTTGCCTATCGTGAAACGATTACCAAAGCGGTTGAGGTGCAGGGTAAGTTCGTGCGTCAGTCAGGTGGTCGTGGCCAGTACGGTGACTGTTGGCTGAAGCTTGAGCCTCAGGAGCCTGGCGCTGGATACGAATTTGTCGATGCTATCAAGGGTGGAGTTATTCCCAGGGAATACATTCCTGCCGTCGGAAAGGGTGCCGAAGAAGCTGCTGAAAACGGCGTGGTTGCCGGTTTCCCGATCGTCGATGTTAAGGTTACCTGTTACGATGGTTCGTACCATGATGTCGACTCCTCCGAGATGGCCTTTAAGATTGCTGGCTCCATGGGATTCAAGGCCGGTGCTGCAAAGGCTTCGCCTGTACTTCTTGAGCCTGTGATGGCTGTTGAGGTCGTTGTGCCCGAGGAGTATATGGGTGATGTTATGGGTGATTTGAGCAGTCGGCGTGGGCGCGTCCTGGGGATGGATGCTCGCGGTGGTGCACAGGTTATCAACAGTAACGTTCCTCTTGCCAGCATGTTCGGGTACGCTACCGAGCTGCGCAGCATGACGCAGGGGCGTGCCACATACACGATGGTTTTTGACCACTACGAGCAGGTGCCCAAGGCTATAAGCGAAGAGATCGTCGCTCGGGTAAAGGGCTAG
- the rpsJ gene encoding 30S ribosomal protein S10 → MQSQKIRIRLKAYDHKLLDLSVNEIVDTAKRTGARVAGPIPLPTIINKYCVLRGPHVDKKSREQFEMRTHKRLLDIVEPTQQTVDALMKLDLSAGVDVEIKL, encoded by the coding sequence ATGCAGAGCCAGAAAATCAGGATCCGTTTAAAGGCTTACGATCATAAACTGCTCGACCTTTCGGTTAACGAAATCGTCGATACCGCAAAGCGTACCGGTGCTCGTGTTGCAGGACCTATTCCTCTGCCCACGATTATCAACAAGTATTGTGTCCTTCGTGGCCCCCATGTTGATAAAAAGAGCCGCGAGCAGTTCGAGATGCGTACTCATAAGCGCCTTCTCGATATTGTCGAGCCCACGCAGCAGACTGTTGATGCTTTGATGAAGCTCGATTTGTCTGCGGGCGTTGACGTTGAAATCAAGTTGTAA